The following are from one region of the Flavobacteriaceae bacterium UJ101 genome:
- a CDS encoding uncharacterized protein (KEGG: phe:Phep_0237 MoxR-like ATPase; Acting on acid anhydrides; catalyzing transmembrane movement of substances): MENNTSNTEHYPQSETPQPLTNNMFENRINLSVIQSSITKIKEELRKIIVGQDTFIDLLLASILANGHSLIEGVPGVAKTITAKLLAKTINTGYSRIQFTPDLMPSDVIGTSIFNNKTNDFEFIKGPIFSNIILIDEINRAPAKTQAALFEAMAERQITVDGQTYEMAAPFLVFATQNPIEQEGTYRLPEAQLDRFLFKINVDYPSVEEEIKIIEQKHKRSNKKETDSIQSIVSSEEITHYQQIVTQIQIETNLIKYIAEIASNTRNNPFLYVGASPRASLAILSASKAFALMAGRDFVTPEDIKKAVYPVMQHRIIITPEREMEGITSEVVLNQIIDSVEIPR; the protein is encoded by the coding sequence ATGGAAAACAACACATCAAATACAGAGCACTATCCTCAATCAGAAACTCCACAACCACTTACAAATAATATGTTCGAAAATCGCATAAATTTAAGTGTTATTCAATCTTCTATTACTAAAATTAAAGAAGAATTAAGAAAAATTATTGTTGGGCAAGATACTTTTATCGATTTGCTCCTAGCTTCTATCCTTGCAAATGGACATTCTTTAATTGAAGGAGTACCTGGAGTTGCCAAAACCATCACAGCAAAATTATTAGCTAAAACAATTAACACAGGGTACAGCCGAATTCAATTCACACCTGATTTAATGCCTTCAGACGTTATCGGAACTTCTATTTTCAATAATAAAACAAATGATTTTGAATTTATAAAAGGACCTATTTTTTCAAATATTATTTTAATTGATGAAATCAATCGAGCTCCTGCTAAAACACAAGCAGCTTTATTTGAAGCTATGGCAGAACGACAAATTACTGTAGATGGTCAAACTTATGAAATGGCAGCACCATTTTTAGTCTTTGCTACTCAAAACCCAATTGAACAAGAAGGAACGTATCGCTTGCCTGAAGCTCAATTAGATCGTTTTTTATTTAAAATAAATGTAGATTACCCTTCTGTAGAAGAAGAAATTAAAATTATTGAACAAAAACATAAACGATCAAATAAAAAGGAAACAGATAGTATTCAATCAATTGTTTCTTCTGAAGAAATAACACATTATCAACAAATTGTAACGCAAATTCAAATAGAAACAAATTTAATTAAATACATAGCCGAAATTGCTAGTAATACTCGCAACAATCCATTTTTGTATGTAGGAGCCTCTCCAAGAGCTTCTCTTGCCATTTTATCAGCATCTAAAGCCTTTGCTTTAATGGCTGGGCGTGATTTTGTAACACCTGAAGATATAAAAAAAGCCGTTTATCCTGTCATGCAACATAGAATTATTATTACACCTGAACGTGAAATGGAAGGTATAACTTCTGAAGTTGTTTTGAATCAAATTATTGATTCTGTTGAAATACCTAGGTAA
- a CDS encoding UPF0126 membrane protein (Belongs to the UPF0126 family.), translating into MEVVTILDIIGTGFFAISGALSAMNKRLDLFGVFIIAGATAIGGGTIRDLLIGDQPVAWIRSLVYPTTIFVGYILAILFREKLGYLRRTFFIFDTIGLAIFTIVGVEKGLNFGIDPFLCVMLGMMTGTFGGVTRDILINDVPLIFHKEIYALASVSGGLLFILLYKIGIEDNIIYISTVLTVIIIRTIVVRYNISLPTIYHDKK; encoded by the coding sequence ATGGAAGTTGTAACTATTTTAGATATTATAGGAACAGGTTTTTTTGCTATTTCAGGAGCTTTGTCAGCTATGAATAAGCGATTGGACTTGTTTGGAGTTTTTATCATTGCAGGAGCAACAGCAATAGGAGGAGGAACTATTCGTGATTTATTAATAGGTGATCAACCAGTTGCTTGGATCAGATCATTAGTTTACCCAACTACCATTTTTGTAGGATACATTCTAGCTATTCTTTTTAGAGAAAAATTAGGCTATTTAAGAAGAACCTTTTTTATTTTTGATACAATTGGATTGGCTATTTTTACTATTGTAGGAGTTGAAAAAGGATTGAATTTTGGAATAGATCCTTTTTTGTGTGTTATGTTAGGTATGATGACAGGTACCTTTGGAGGAGTTACACGTGATATATTGATAAATGATGTTCCTCTAATTTTTCATAAAGAAATATATGCCTTAGCAAGCGTTTCAGGAGGATTACTTTTTATTTTACTATATAAAATAGGTATTGAAGATAATATAATTTATATATCAACCGTTTTAACTGTTATAATTATTAGAACAATAGTAGTTCGGTATAATATTTCATTACCCACAATTTATCATGATAAAAAATAA
- the NUDT7 gene encoding nudix hydrolase 15, mitochondrial (Coenzyme A diphosphatase which mediates the cleavage of oxidized CoA. Can use malonyl-CoA, hexanoyl-CoA, lauroyl-CoA, myristoyl-CoA and palmitoyl-CoA as substrates, but not isobutyryl- CoA or propionyl-CoA. Belongs to the Nudix hydrolase family; Contains 1 nudix hydrolase domain.; KEGG: mgp:100546917 peroxisomal coenzyme A diphosphatase NUDT7; In phosphorus-containing anhydrides) has protein sequence MIKNKLEELINHIQYTKLRGEEAHKEMSPTNRSISAKGVNINEIRKASVLIVLYGEAETINFPLIERHVYEGNHSGEIGLPGGKIEDFDQNTSSAALRETEEELGILRDDIEIIKELTSIYIPPSNFLVTPYIGFLSKKPDYVPDPIEVKNIIDISVNQLVNEDNKIKVSIDKKHIQATVPAFQFENHIVWGATACILNELKYLLKNH, from the coding sequence ATGATAAAAAATAAATTAGAAGAACTTATAAATCATATTCAGTATACAAAATTAAGGGGAGAAGAAGCACATAAAGAGATGTCTCCAACAAATCGTAGTATTTCTGCAAAAGGAGTAAATATAAATGAAATTCGAAAAGCTTCCGTTTTAATTGTATTATATGGAGAGGCAGAAACAATTAATTTTCCTTTGATAGAACGTCATGTATATGAAGGGAATCATTCTGGAGAAATAGGTTTGCCAGGAGGGAAAATAGAAGATTTTGATCAAAATACTTCTAGTGCAGCATTAAGAGAAACAGAAGAGGAATTAGGTATTTTACGTGATGATATAGAGATTATAAAAGAATTAACATCTATATATATTCCTCCAAGTAATTTTTTGGTAACACCTTATATTGGTTTTTTATCTAAAAAACCAGATTATGTGCCAGATCCTATCGAGGTGAAGAATATTATAGATATATCCGTTAATCAATTGGTTAATGAAGATAATAAAATAAAAGTATCTATTGATAAAAAACATATACAGGCAACAGTACCTGCTTTTCAGTTTGAAAATCATATCGTTTGGGGAGCAACCGCTTGTATACTAAATGAATTAAAATATTTACTAAAAAATCATTAG
- a CDS encoding hypothetical protein (KEGG: gfo:GFO_1008 UJ101; Transferring groups other than amino-acyl groups) has product MEQKKKKGNLFVNPFGHLHIVKRFLIFIFGIISYNRYNGFNKLKISGTEYLHGLDPKGVLFVSNHQTYFADVFAMYHVMCSVNNGYDNTIKNPIYLLNPKVDMYYVAAKETMNKGFLAKVFGYAGAITVKRTWRSAGKDVKRKVDFSEISNIGIALENGWVITFPQGTTKAFMPGRKGTAHVIKKYKPVVVPVVIDGFRRAFDKKGLIVKKRGVEQKMTFKEPLDIDYENESTESIMKKIMDAIEQSPEFLKVKPLENQEEEEITPRNFY; this is encoded by the coding sequence ATGGAACAGAAAAAGAAAAAAGGAAATTTATTTGTTAACCCATTCGGTCATTTACATATTGTTAAACGATTCCTAATTTTTATTTTTGGAATTATTTCTTATAATCGATATAATGGATTTAACAAATTAAAAATATCAGGAACAGAATATTTACATGGTTTAGATCCTAAAGGAGTTCTGTTTGTATCTAATCATCAAACGTATTTTGCAGATGTTTTTGCTATGTATCATGTGATGTGTAGTGTTAATAACGGTTATGATAATACAATTAAAAACCCAATTTATTTGTTAAATCCTAAAGTGGATATGTATTATGTAGCAGCTAAAGAAACAATGAATAAAGGTTTTTTAGCAAAAGTTTTTGGCTATGCAGGGGCAATTACTGTTAAAAGAACTTGGCGTAGCGCAGGTAAAGATGTTAAACGAAAAGTAGATTTTTCTGAAATTTCGAATATTGGAATAGCATTAGAAAATGGATGGGTTATTACATTTCCTCAAGGAACTACAAAAGCTTTTATGCCGGGTAGAAAAGGAACGGCTCATGTTATTAAAAAATATAAACCTGTGGTAGTACCCGTTGTTATTGATGGTTTTAGAAGAGCTTTCGATAAAAAAGGATTGATTGTTAAAAAAAGAGGTGTCGAACAAAAAATGACATTCAAAGAACCTTTAGATATTGATTACGAAAACGAAAGTACTGAATCTATTATGAAAAAGATAATGGATGCTATTGAGCAATCTCCTGAATTTTTAAAAGTAAAACCACTTGAAAATCAAGAAGAGGAAGAGATTACACCTAGAAACTTTTATTAA
- the mpl gene encoding UDP-N-acetylmuramate--L-alanine ligase (Cell wall formation; Belongs to the MurCDEF family.; KEGG: nko:Niako_4423 UDP-N-acetylmuramate: L-alanyl-gamma-D-glutamyl-meso-diaminopimelate ligase; Acid--amino-acid ligases (peptide synthases)), giving the protein MKVHFIAIGGSAMHNLAMALHTKGFQVTGSDDAIFEPSKSRLEAKGLLPNEMGWFPEKITADLDAIILGMHAHDDNPELAKAKQLGLKIYSYPEYLYEQSKDKTRVVIGGSHGKTTITSMILHVLHYHEIEVDYMVGAQLEGFDCMVKLTEENDFIVLEGDEYLSSTLDRRPKFHLYKPNIALLSGIAWDHINVFPTFENYVEQFRIFVSSITNGGAMIYNIQDEYVKDVVENTDNILKKFPYEIPTHTIDDGVTLLDTQDGLIPLEVFGDHNLSNMEGARLICNQMSVTDEMFYEAIQSFKGASKRLEILIEKPTYKVFKDFAHSPSKVKATTEAVKKQFANRKVIACLELHTYSSLNADFTELYQGALDQADEPIVYYSEEALKIKRMEKLSEDFIKNSFKNDRLNVFTNPEDLKQHLKSIEKEGTVFLMMSSGNYGGIDLMEIFN; this is encoded by the coding sequence GTGAAAGTACATTTTATAGCAATAGGAGGGAGTGCCATGCATAATTTAGCTATGGCTTTACATACAAAAGGTTTTCAAGTAACGGGTTCTGATGATGCTATTTTTGAGCCATCAAAATCTCGATTAGAAGCAAAAGGGTTACTACCTAATGAAATGGGATGGTTCCCTGAGAAAATCACAGCAGATTTAGATGCTATTATTTTAGGAATGCATGCTCATGATGATAATCCTGAATTGGCTAAAGCAAAGCAATTAGGATTAAAAATTTATTCTTATCCTGAGTATTTATATGAACAGTCGAAAGATAAAACACGAGTGGTTATTGGAGGATCTCATGGGAAAACAACCATAACATCGATGATTTTACATGTATTACATTACCATGAAATTGAGGTTGATTACATGGTTGGAGCACAATTGGAAGGATTTGATTGTATGGTGAAATTAACTGAAGAAAATGATTTTATTGTTTTAGAAGGAGATGAATATTTGTCTTCTACATTGGATCGTCGCCCAAAATTTCATTTGTATAAACCTAATATAGCTTTATTGAGTGGAATAGCATGGGATCACATTAATGTGTTTCCAACTTTTGAAAATTATGTAGAACAATTTAGAATTTTTGTGTCTTCCATAACAAATGGGGGAGCTATGATATATAATATTCAAGACGAATATGTAAAAGATGTAGTAGAGAATACAGATAATATTCTTAAAAAGTTTCCTTACGAAATACCTACTCATACAATTGATGATGGTGTTACATTATTAGATACCCAAGATGGTCTTATTCCTTTAGAAGTTTTTGGAGATCATAATTTATCAAATATGGAGGGAGCGCGTTTAATTTGTAATCAAATGAGTGTAACGGATGAAATGTTTTATGAAGCAATTCAGAGCTTTAAAGGTGCTTCAAAACGTTTGGAAATTTTAATAGAAAAGCCAACATATAAAGTTTTTAAAGACTTTGCACATTCCCCTTCAAAGGTTAAGGCAACCACAGAGGCAGTTAAAAAACAGTTTGCTAACCGAAAAGTGATTGCTTGTTTAGAATTGCATACATATAGTAGTTTGAATGCAGATTTTACAGAGTTGTATCAAGGAGCTCTAGATCAGGCAGATGAACCGATTGTGTATTATAGTGAAGAAGCATTGAAAATTAAACGTATGGAAAAGCTTTCAGAAGATTTTATTAAAAATTCATTTAAAAATGATCGATTGAATGTTTTTACTAATCCAGAAGATTTGAAACAACACTTAAAATCGATAGAGAAGGAGGGAACGGTTTTTTTAATGATGAGTTCAGGTAACTATGGAGGAATTGATTTAATGGAAATATTTAATTAA